A window of Diadema setosum chromosome 2, eeDiaSeto1, whole genome shotgun sequence contains these coding sequences:
- the LOC140242080 gene encoding threonine synthase-like 2, with protein sequence MKYVGTRTDKFGKFSFEEAIFTPGYLPDGGLLIPEEVPQVSRSTLLEWSKLSYPELCKRIFPLFVGEDEVLLADLEDIVDRAMAKLKIPEALRVAKLSNDLNVMELFHTKTLSFKDLSMVSLAQFMQYFLAKRKKNIILIVGTSGDTGSAAIEAVRGLDNIDLVLLVPECARLQKLSMFTAIDKNIHVFSVDGTSDDTDVVIKPVCTDVSFRDRHNLGTLNSINWGRVMGHIIHFFFGYFNVCPSCDKEVEVVIPTGAGGNMTAASIAKHMGLPLKIVCAVNSNDIVHRTLNNNDYSMGKVVQTLSPAIDIQLPYNWERVLWLYSGGDVNHINDVMKRFEEEGHSSIDTKLWKKIRETISSYAVDDSVVLSTMQRCWKEDAYSLCPHSAVAVSYYFNRLANPRADLPPISLCVATASPAKFPEAMGAAHLATVPSEEVDRWLSLPTRVSKMDKGEDWDKVLRNRVIAITTAREAGNRGDLYEGGVIPL encoded by the exons ATGAAATACGTTGGGACAAGAACCGATAAATTCGGTAAATTCTCTTTCGAAGAGGCAATATTTACGCCGGGCTATCTGCCGGACGGTGGCTTGCTCATCCCCGAAGAAGTCCCGCAAGTCTCGCGGAGCACGCTGCTAGAGTGGTCCAAGCTCTCGTATCCCGAATTGTGCAAAAGGATCTTCCCTTTGTTTGTGGGCGAGGATGAGGTACTACTGGCAGACTTGGAGG ATATTGTGGATCGAGCCATGGCCAAGCTGAAGATCCCAGAGGCCCTGCGTGTGGCGAAACTCTCCAACGATCTCAACGTCATGGAGCTCTTCCACACCAAAACGCTCTCCTTCAAAGACCTGTCCATGGTGTCACTGGCCCAGTTCATGCAGTACTTCTtggcaaagagaaagaagaatatcaTCCTCATTGTTG GAACATCGGGTGATACTGGTAGTGCAGCCATAGAAGCTGTGAGAGGTCTCGACAACATAGACCTGGTCCTTCTTGTCCCTGAGTGTGCGAGGCTCCAGAAGCTCTCCATGTTCACCGCCATTGACAAGAACATCCATGTTTTCTCAG TTGATGGGACATCCGACGACACCGACGTGGTTATCAAGCCCGTGTGCACGGATGTCTCTTTCAGGGACCGACATAACCTCGGAACGCTGAACTCCATCAACTGGGGTCGGGTCATGGGTCATATCATCCACTTCTTCTTTGGCTACTTCAATGTTTGCCCATCATGTGACAAAGAGGTCGAAGTTGTCATCCCCACAGGGGCTGGAGGAAATATGACTG CTGCTAGCATTGCTAAGCACATGGGTCTGCCTCTCAAGATTGTGTGTGCCGTCAACAGCAATGACATCGTGCACAGAACGCTGAACAACAATGACTACTCCATGGGCAAGGTCGTCCAGACTCTCTCTCCTGCCATCGACATCCAG CTACCATACAACTGGGAGAGAGTATTGTGGCTGTATTCAGGCGGAGATGTGAATCACATCAATGATGTCATGAAGAGGTTTGAAGAGGAAGGACACTCATCTATAGACACCAAGCTCTGGAAAAAG ATAAGAGAGACAATCAGCTCATATGCTGTGGATGACTCCGTGGTCCTGTCCACCATGCAGCGATGCTGGAAAGAGGACGCCTACTCACTCTGTCCCCACTCAGCTGTTGCTGTTTCTTACTACTTCAACAG ACTTGCCAACCCCAGAGCAGACCTTCCACCCATCTCGCTCTGCGTGGCAACGGCCTCTCCTGCAAAGTTTCCCGAAGCAATGGGGGCAGCACACCTAGCGACAGTGCCCTCAGAGGAGGTAGACCGGTGGCTTTCGCTCCCAACCAGAGTCTCCAAGATGGACAAGGGCGAGGACTGGGACAAGGTCCTCAGAAATCGAGTCATCGCCATAACGACCGCGAGGGAGGCGGGCAACCGTGGCGACCTGTATGAGGGAGGTGTCATCCCTTTATGA
- the LOC140246105 gene encoding uncharacterized protein, producing the protein MAIIKQCCCCSVRRGSIVTGIYGILYSIIIIAHTSLMFKADSIWDLQGKIQPHFAVKQFYKLGDIISEIEDSHRTEYYGRIFALVFFGLFLLSSILLVFASCKRYRFLLLPFLIVLCSLVVLHFITVVELFGAMLQMSIMGISLVLPLAFHITSTLIDLSCVLCVVSLFQQIQQRQRQREQGSRRLT; encoded by the exons ATGGCGATTATCAAACAGTGCTGCTGCTGTAGTGTGAGGAGAGGATCAATTGTTACTGGTATCTACGGAATC TTGTattcaatcatcatcatcgcccATACATCACTCATGTTCAAGGCCGACTCAATCTGGG ATCTACAAGGAAAGATCCAGCCTCATTTCGCCGTGAAGCAGTTTTACAAGTTAG GAGATATCATCAGTGAAATCGAAGATAGTCACCGGACCGAATACTACGGCAGAATCTTTGCCCTGGTCTTCTTTGGTCTCTTCCTGCTTTCCTCCATCCTTCTGGTTTTTGCATCGTGCAAG AGATACCGCTTCCTGCTCTTACCGTTCCTCATCGTCCTATGCAGCCTAGTTGTTCTCCACTTCATCACCGTCGTCGAACTCTTCGGTGCAATG CTGCAGATGTCTATTATGGGCATATCACTGGTCTTGCCTCTGGCCTTTCACATCACTTCAACACTCATTGAT CTGTCGTGCGTGCTGTGCGTGGTTTCTCTCTTCCAGCAAATCCAGCAGAGACAGCGACAGCGAGAGCAAGGATCACGGAGACTCACGTGA